The nucleotide window GCCGTTGTGGCGGATGCCGAGCACGGTAGTGGAGCGGATTCTCATAGGTGTAATCAGTTGTCGGTGACCCGTCAGCTTTTGCCCAAAACATGCGTCATCCTGAGCAAAGCGAAGGACCTTATCTGGCTGGAACGAGAAGCATTGTTACGACTCGTTTTAACCAGATAAGGTCCTTCCTTCGTCAGGATGACAGGTACTAGGTAGCTGGCGCCTGCTTAGAAACGGGCCTGCAATTTAGCAAAGTAAAACCGACCGTTCGCGCCCATCTGCACCGGGTCCCAGGCGCCGCCGCTTTCCGTCTGCTGCGGATCGAACAGTGTGGGATACACATTGCCCAGGTTGGAGCTGCCGATGGCCAGCTGAATATGGTCGCTGAGCGAGTAGCTTAAGGTCAGGTCGGTCGTGATGCGAGGGTCAAAGTTCATCGGTTTGCCGTTCCAGCCAATGAGGGTCACCTCGTCGAAGCGCACGAAGCGCAGCAGTGCGCCCCACTTGCTGACTTTGTAGTCGAAGGTCAGGTTGATCTTGGACGGCGGGGCCGAGGCTTTCACGAAGGCCTGCTCCCGGGCCCCGAAAAACTCCTCCTCCCGGCCCGTGAGGCGGCCCGAGGTCTGCACCCGGTCGATGCGCAGGCGGTTGAAGTTGGCCGCCAGCGTCGAGTTGAGCCGCCCACTGGTGCCTAGCGTGGCGGTGTGGCTCAGCACCACGTCGAGGCCCAGGGAGCGGGTATCGGCCGCGTTGGCAAAGAACTGCGCCTGTCCCACGTTCAAAGCCTCCAGGTCGGCCCCAATAACCGGGTCGAGGATGGTGTTGTCTTCGTCGTTGGGGTCGGGAATGCGGGCGGCAAACTGGCTGGTGAGCACCACCCGGTCTTTCACCTGAATGTAGTAGCCGTCCAGGGTCAAGGTCAGCGAGGAGCCGATGCGGCTGGTCAGGCCGATGTTGGCGCTGTTGGAGGTTTCCTGCCGCAGGCTCGGAATGCCCAGCTTCTGCGTGACGGGGTTGTTGTTGCGGGCCAGCAGCACTTCCACCGGCTGCCCGTTCACGAAGTTGGTAAAGGTGGAGTTGAAGTTGATCTGGGCCAGGGAAGGCGCCCGAAAGCCGGTGCTGTAGGTACCGCGCAAGGTCAAAAACTCGGTCAGGTTGTAGCGGGTGGAGGCTTTGTAGTTGAGCGTACCGCCGAAGTCGGTGTAGTGTTCGTAGCGCAGGGCCGCAGCAAGCAGCCACTGGGGCGTGATGCTCAGCTCGGCGTCGAGGTACACGCCCAGGTTATCGCGCTCGGCCTTAATAGCGTCGCCGGGCTGGTAGCCGGGAAAGCCCTGGGAGCCGCCGGTGACTTCCACGTCGGGGTCGGTATTGTAGTTGGCCCAGGAGCTTTGCTCGCCCGCAAACAGTGAGTACCATTCGTGGCGCCACTCGGCGCCGGCGGCCACGTTAAGGCCCTGGAGCACGGTTTTGTAGTTGCGCGTGAGGCCCAGGCTCTGCACCTGCTGCTGTAGCTGGAAGCCGCCCGCGTCGAAACTGGTGGGTGAACTGGCACCCAGGGACGTATTCAGCGAGTTGCGCACCCCGTACTCGAAGCGGTTGGAGCCGAAGTTGTTGCTGATATCCACGTCCCACTCGCCCAGGCGGGTGCGCAGGCCCACCACGGCTGAGGCATCCCAGATGTCGCTGGTAATAATGGGGTCGAAGCCATTAGGGTAAATAGCCGGCACGTTACGGTCATCATTGACAAAGCGAGTCCAGGCGAAGGCGTCGCCCTTACGCTTGTTCACGCCCCGAACACGTACACCGACGTGCGCTCATCCACGGCAAACTTGGAGTTCAGGTACGCCGAGGCATTCGACACCTGCGGGTCGCCGTACTCGCGGCGCAGTAGGCCGTCTATGCTGGGCACGTTAGCGCGCTGGGTGTGCTGGCGCTGGTTGAAATCGAGCGTGGCGTTGACAAAGCTGCCCCGCTCGCCCAGGCCCACGCCGTAGTTGACGTTGGCATTGAAGTTGCCGCCGTCGAATTTCTGGTCGTCAAAGCGGTATTTGGCGTCGTAAGCACCGTAGTTTACACTAGTGGTCAGCTCTTTCACCGATGATTTGAGCACGATGTTAATCACCCCGGCAATGGCGTCGGAGCCGTACTGGGCGGCGGCGCCATCGCGCAGAATCTCGATTCGCTCGATGCTGGCGGCCGGAATGACATTCAAATCGGTACCCGTATTGCCGCGGCCGCGGGAGCCGAACAGGTTCACCAGAGCCGACTGGTGCTGGCGTTTGCCGTTCACGAGCACCAGGGTCTGGTCGGGGCCCAGGCCGCGCAAGGAAGCCGGGTCCACGTGGTCGGCCCCATCGGAGCCGGTCTGGCGGTTGGAGTTGAAGGACGGGGCCACGAATTGCAGCAGCTGGTTTACATCGAGCTGCCCGGTGCGGGTCGTTACCTCCCGCAAATCAATGATGTCGACCGGGGAGGGCGAATCGGTTACGGAGCGGTTCTGACTGCGGGAGCCCACCACCTGCACCGTGCCTAGGCTGGTAGTAGCCTCGGCCAGACTCACGCTGATTTCCCCACTGCCGGTCGCTACTTCCTGGGGCGCAAAGCCGATGGAGCTGATGACCAAGCGCGGGCTGCTGGCGCGCGACGACAAGGTGAAGCGGCCGGCATTATCGGTTGCCGTGCCATTGTTCGTCCCTTTCTCCACCACCGTAGCGCCGATTACGGGTCGGCCCGCGGCATCCTTTACCACCCCACTTAGCGTCGTCTGACTTTGCCCCAGGCCGTAACACTGGTCAGGCACATGGCTACTGCAACTACATTCTTCCGCATATTTCCATTACACTAGTGAATACTGCGGGGCCACGGCAATAAAGCCCCTTGCCAGCAAGTATAGCGCTTTTGCAATGAAGTAGGTTAGGCAACAAAAAAACCAGCCGGTTCGGGCTGGTTTTTTTGTTATTGGCAATAATTACTACCTGACGTTATCAGATCATCAAACGCAGTGGGTCTTCGAGTAGGCTCTTGAGCGTCTGCAGGAAGGCCGCGCCGGTAGCGCCGTCCACCACGCGGTGGTCGCACGAGAGGGTTACCTTCATGATGTTGCCGATGGCCAGCTGACCGTCTTTTACCA belongs to Hymenobacter cellulosilyticus and includes:
- a CDS encoding TonB-dependent receptor plug domain-containing protein, encoding MNKRKGDAFAWTRFVNDDRNVPAIYPNGFDPIITSDIWDASAVVGLRTRLGEWDVDISNNFGSNRFEYGVRNSLNTSLGASSPTSFDAGGFQLQQQVQSLGLTRNYKTVLQGLNVAAGAEWRHEWYSLFAGEQSSWANYNTDPDVEVTGGSQGFPGYQPGDAIKAERDNLGVYLDAELSITPQWLLAAALRYEHYTDFGGTLNYKASTRYNLTEFLTLRGTYSTGFRAPSLAQINFNSTFTNFVNGQPVEVLLARNNNPVTQKLGIPSLRQETSNSANIGLTSRIGSSLTLTLDGYYIQVKDRVVLTSQFAARIPDPNDEDNTILDPVIGADLEALNVGQAQFFANAADTRSLGLDVVLSHTATLGTSGRLNSTLAANFNRLRIDRVQTSGRLTGREEEFFGAREQAFVKASAPPSKINLTFDYKVSKWGALLRFVRFDEVTLIGWNGKPMNFDPRITTDLTLSYSLSDHIQLAIGSSNLGNVYPTLFDPQQTESGGAWDPVQMGANGRFYFAKLQARF
- a CDS encoding TonB-dependent receptor; translated protein: MPDQCYGLGQSQTTLSGVVKDAAGRPVIGATVVEKGTNNGTATDNAGRFTLSSRASSPRLVISSIGFAPQEVATGSGEISVSLAEATTSLGTVQVVGSRSQNRSVTDSPSPVDIIDLREVTTRTGQLDVNQLLQFVAPSFNSNRQTGSDGADHVDPASLRGLGPDQTLVLVNGKRQHQSALVNLFGSRGRGNTGTDLNVIPAASIERIEILRDGAAAQYGSDAIAGVINIVLKSSVKELTTSVNYGAYDAKYRFDDQKFDGGNFNANVNYGVGLGERGSFVNATLDFNQRQHTQRANVPSIDGLLRREYGDPQVSNASAYLNSKFAVDERTSVYVFGA